ATTAAGTTTTTTTTTTGTTTATTAAAGTAATAGAGATGACTAATCGAGATAGGGGCATTATCGGAAATTGAGAGATTTTAAAATAGTAGCCCCCTTTCCTTGCTGTTATTTAGCGAAGATACTTTCTTATTTTTAGCTTCGCACTTGTCTGAATCACACACGGAGAACACCAGAGACTCTTTCTTCCGCCAAATGTCTTCTCGCCGGAGAGTTCTTCTGAAGGTTATCATCCTCGGTGATAGCGGGTGATCTCCTCTCCTCTCCCGATTCGATGTGATTTTGATTTTTGTACATTCATGATGAAATAGATTATGATCTTTTTCTTTTGTTTCAGGGTTGGCAAAACATCGTTGATGAATCAGTACGTTTCTAAAAACCAATCACAGATCTATCCTTTTGTTTTTTTAATATGAAATTCGATTTTGGGTTGTTAGGTTTGTGAATCGCAAGTTTAGTAATCAGTATAAAGCTACGATTGGAGCTGATTTCTTGACCAAAGAGGTTCAAATCGATGACAGGATCTTCACTTTACAGGTATAATTCAACACCATTATTGCTTATTGCTTATTAGTATATACTATTATTTTTTTTTTAACTTTAGTATATACTATTATACATTTATAATTCTTATTGGAATATTCTTATTGGATCTTGCTTTTTGAGTAACAATTTGAATTCTCCTATTGTATTGTTTCTTCGGACACTACAATGTTTTCTTGTCTATAATGATATTACTAGTACTACAAACATGACCGGTTCTAAGATTTTAGAGATTACAAACAGTCTGGTAAGAATTTTAATAATTTTTTTTTTTTTTTTTTTTTTTTTTTTTTTTTTTTTTTTTTTTTTTTTTTTTTAAATTGTTTTTGTAACTATTTTTTAAGAGTTTAGTAGTGTTTTTAAAACAAAGTGAGGATCATGTATATTAACTCTTAAGAATTTGGAGATCTTGGCTAGTTCTGAGTACAAATAGGAATGTTCTTTTAAATCCCTCGAGTCCATACTACAGATTTGGGATACTGCTGGGCAAGAAAGGTTCCAAAGTCTGGGAGTAGCTTTCTACAGAGGAGCTGATTGTTGTGTTCTTGTTAACGATGTCAATGTTATGAAGTCTTTCGAGAATCTTAATAACTGGAGAGAAGAGTTCTTGATTCAGGTATGATAACACAACTCCATTTTGAATATCATTTTATAAAAATCCAATATGTTGTTACATCGTCTTCTTCGTTGTGACATTGTTTAGGCTAGTCCATCAGATCCTGAGAACTTCCCGTTTGTCGTGTTGGGGAACAAGACCGACGTTGACGGTGGCAAGAGCCGAGTGGTGAGTCCGTTTACTTCTTCTTTAATTATCTAAAGTCTGGTTATATGCTAAAGTCATACTACATGATGTTAGGTTTCGGAGAAGAAAGCAAAGGCATGGTGTGCATCTAAA
The DNA window shown above is from Brassica oleracea var. oleracea cultivar TO1000 chromosome C3, BOL, whole genome shotgun sequence and carries:
- the LOC106328285 gene encoding ras-related protein RABG3d-like gives rise to the protein MSSRRRVLLKVIILGDSGVGKTSLMNQFVNRKFSNQYKATIGADFLTKEVQIDDRIFTLQIWDTAGQERFQSLGVAFYRGADCCVLVNDVNVMKSFENLNNWREEFLIQASPSDPENFPFVVLGNKTDVDGGKSRVVSEKKAKAWCASKGNIPYFETSAKEGFNVDAAFECITKNAFKNEPEEEPYMPDTIDVARGQQQRSTGCEC